ctctctctctctctctctctctctctctctctctctctctctctctctctctctctctctcttcctttctctctctctctcttcctttctccctctctctctctctttctctctctctctctcttcctttctctctctctctcttcctttctctctttctctctctctttctctctctctctctctctttctctctctctctctctctctctctttctttcttttcttttcttttcttttcttttcttttcttttcttttcttttcttttcttttcttttcttttcttatcttctcttctcttctcttctcttctcttctcttctcttcttttcttttcttttcttttcttttcttttctcttctcttctcttctcttctcttctcttttctcttcttttctttttttctcttctctcttattctctctctcttctctcatctcttctcttcctttctctctccataaatGTAATATTATATGGCCATAAATTCGGGGCTTACATGTTACACAACAGAAAATATCTAACAcaccaaatcacacacacatctttgtcTCCTCAGTGTGCACATATACCTCTTTAAGATATCTTTAGAGATAATGCCATTATAGAAAAGATACATGTATCAGCGTTATCACCTGCTGCAAAGGACCCTGAGTTACAGAAGACAAAGTAAATCACACAATGCTAATTATGCTTTCATTCTCTTCATGGCTGAGGATATTGCACTAGAGCCAAATAAGTTATATACAATGAACATCATTTCACTTCTGACACACTTAAAAGTACAGGGAGTGGGGGTGGTCTCTTGAGTGATTTCTTAAGAGACCAAAAAGAGGagcacttttgtttttgttgctgttgttgtttttgacagATTGTTATTAATAGAAACAGATTCCCTTCGATGTAGTAATAGTACAAGGATTAGTTTACATCTACAGACACATGTATTTGTCTTTTGTATGCCTTTCGTGGCAtgataaagcaaaacaaacagagagagagagagagagagagagagagagagagagagagagagagagagagagagagagagagagagagagagagagagagagagagagagagagagagagagagagagagagaaagagagagaaaagagagggagagagagagagagagggagagagaggaaatagtggATCTGTTTTGTCTTTCATCGTCCAGTATTTTTTCACAGCTGTTAGATATGGTTCCAACGATGAACAACACATATGGTCACGTTCAAAATTCTTGTTATCAAACTCACAAGTAATCTTACCCTTGTTGTTTAGTTTTGAAGCTTACGGTACTTGACTTCAGGTTTTAAGAAACGTATATAGGTCatccaaaatatatatctatgtcttacatatttatattatgtttgtgtatgttagtgtctgcgtgggtgtggtgtttgtatgtgtgttgaatataaatatatcatgaatTGGAATTATATAATATTACTCATTTTATccaaattacaatatatatatatatatatatatatatatatatatatatatatatatatatatatatgtatgtatatgttttttctcCAGTGATGTATCCATGTTTTATACACATGTTCCGGTGAACCTAAACAAGATACATTTTGTTACTAGACTGTTCTcctagtaatataaatatacatttccttCTACATATTTTTTCAACATTCTAATAACAACACTGAACTTACGAAACACAACACTAAACAGACTGGTCATTGAAGAACACAACCCTGTACCATCTGACAAGGCGTTTGAGCTTCGAGAGAACCATCGATCGCAGGCACTCCCAGAATTTGGAACCGCATTTCGAGTAAAGGATGAAGTTGATCGAAAAATGAGAGTTGTAGAGACACAGGAAAATTCTCTGAAGACGCACCAGGAGCTCTGATTCGTGGCCTGTGATCATCACGTAAGCTCGGACCAAGCAGCTGAAACATGAAGGGGTTTGTGTCGTTATTGGGTGTAAGCAAAATGAGCTGTTTGTTTGAATGAATGTCTTTTACTACCTTTAGgatatttttctattatattcttgtgtgtgcgtatctgttaTGGGCGTGTAAGTAAGCAAAATGAGCCGTTTGTTAGATGGAAATCTTTTACTATCCTATTTATAAATGCACTCGCAACACTGTCTTCGGGATTTCTTCCTTTATGTTATCGGGGGTAAATATCTATTATTTAGGGTGTATATGAAATTAAGTCATTATGAATTTCAAGAGAGATATTTTATGTctgcatttatgtgtgcatatatgtatgtacacacgcgcacacacacacacacacacacacacacacacacacacacacacacacacacacacacacacacacacacatacacacactcacacactcacacacacataaatgacaacctccctgaccaggactcagaCCCCAGCCACTCCAGGTATGACCCGttggaccagtactaaaccagccatgccacacgacccactaaaaggaatgtgcaacttgggtcttactagctccatagacattacctgtctACTGCATTACACACACTCCCGGCGGGCACTCGGTGGACACTGATTTAgtaattcaaatcctaagtcagatgtactgagggatatttatgaaagatggaatatggataaatattacgctagtatgagtagatgggtcatgtctatggagctagtgagatcttagttgcacactccgTTTAGTGGGTCGAGAGGTGtggctggtttagtactggtcctctggGTTATATCAGGAacgggttcgagtcctggtcagggagaattgttttatatacatgtgtttatatgtgtgtgtgtgtgtgtgtgtgtgtgtgtgtgtgtgtgtgtgtgtgtgtgtgtgtgtgtgtgtgtgtgtgtgtgtgtgtgtgtgtgtgtgtgtgtgtgtgtgtgtgtgtgtgtgtgtgtgtgtgtgtgtgtgtgtgtgtgtgtgtgtgtgtgtgtgtgtgtgtgtgtgtgtgtgtgtgtgtgtgaaatagacagacagacagtgacagagtgatagaaaaaaaaaaataaagattttgtgTCATCGTTAGTAAATACCATAAATCCAACCGGGCATTACCTCGGCAACTGCAGAAGAATAAACAGCGTGGAGATTAAGAGCAGCATTTTCGTGATGTTATTCCTGGTGCTACTTGGATTGTCCTGTCGATGAGAGGCACTTTCCTGGCGACAAGCTGAGTTATCTTGGCGGTTAACTGTGCTTCCGTCTTGACCTCGACTTTTGTCCTGATTTTTCTCGGTATTTCTGGCTGAAAGACGAAGACAAATACGGGAGTTTGGAAAGGAAATTGATTGATTCTATAAGGTTATCTGCCgagtcaacagctaaggtcattatcgGTGAATACTCTGTTGGATTAAAATGTTTAAATatctaaaacgttaaaaatccgTTAATAAATGTCTCATAGATAAGAATAAATAACCATAAAGATTATATTAAGACTCAAACCAGAAATATTAtgctttatatgtataaaattaatgCATAAAAAATATGCATGTTCAAATTTCAATAagaatattagtctcccttacgaaattaataacattttctatatcacaatcctcccctaatacatttttaggtatatttgtatgaaaaggaaaacaaccatagAAAGTGGTATACACgtgactgtgtttgtttgtattcactGTGTATGTTTGCTATTATGCATGCATTATTAGTTTCATGGGGTTTTGGCAAAATCATATTAGGAAGGGGAATGGATTTTACACTTAATTCATGTTTGGATATGATGATTTTTTACTGTGCTGTTTCCACTCTATGAGTTTTATTCTCAAGGACTATAAATAAAACCTTGTTGTTATGCTATGAGCTAATCTCTTAAACTCAATTCTCCTTTATATAGACTATACGTTTATTAGTGAGGAATAGAGAGTgaataataagtgaataataataaggtaTTTAATTATACACGTCTACCTACTGGGTTCAGGCGGACGCTCTGTGGCAGCTCTACAGTCCGAGGTCACGTGGGTTCGAGTGACCTTGTTTTCCGAGCTGGCGCAAGCTTTGACGACCTCGTTCTCGGTGTTAATGTGCGTCTGGATCTCCTTGCTGGAAGTGTACGATTGCACGATCTCGTCCTTTGCCGTTGTGTGAGAGAGCGTGACTTCGGTTTTAAGGACGTCATCGCGGCTGGTTTTGGTGTTCATGACGGGACACCTTGAGACTTCTAAGTTCGGCAAGGAAGGTTTCTCCTGCTCGTCGCCGTCTGCGTTCGAGTGGGCACCGCACGGCCCGCCACTCAGGCCCTGCTGTGCGTCCCCGGATTTGTGAATGTTGACGCACATGTGTACCTCTGTGGTAATCATGAGGTTGGTGTCGGACATGCTGATGTCCTTGCTGATGATGTCGGTGTGGACGGTGTGCAGGACGGTTCCGGGCGCTGAGTTGAAGCCGCAACGGGGATTCCTCGGTTCAGCGTGGCTTTTGTCCGATGGCTTCTGGCTCTCATTCACGCTGACGTTCTGACTCGCTTCGTGCTGAGCCGGTTCCTCGTTGCAGAGACTCGTGACCGTGGTTGTTTTAACGGACTGAGGCAGTGGAGCGTCAGCAGCGGGTTGAGGACCCTGAGTCAGCGCAAGGACGTTCGTTGTAGGGGTGGCGTGTTGATAGCAGGGCGCTGTGGACGGAGGCGACTGCGGCAACGTGTGGGCGGCGTTGGTGGGAAGAGGCTGTGGAAGACTGTGGGTAGGGGCGGGGTGCAGGGGCTGTGGGGTCGTCCCGGCAGGAGGGGGAGAGTCGGGCTGGGGTAAGAGGGGGGTCAGCGGCGTCTCCCCGGGCCCCTCGCACTGACGGTAGGAAGAGAGGATAGATATTAAATAGAGTTCGAATATAAAGACAGTTCGATCTTTGTAGGTGAGCATCTCAATATTGTAagtttccatttttctttatttctgtaattactgccttactatatatttttctcttttacattaCGTAAATCTATttccttccatctatctttctctgtctgtctgtctatcttttctgtctgtctgtctgtttctctctctctctctctctctctctctctctctctctctctctctctctctctctctctctctctctctctctctctctctctccctctctctctctctccctctctccctctctccctctctccctctctccctctctccctctctccctctctccctctcaacctctctccctctctccctctctccctctctccctctctctctctatcgatctatatatctatttctatctctttctatcgacacacacatacacacagctacaTAATatccctccatcttttttttttttacaccaattAATGTTCAAATCTTTATACTTTTTtaacttcttttctatttttctcagtAAGCCCCAATTCCACTAGCTTTGTGTGAATCCGCCTACCAGCCTTCATTCAAGTTCAAAACTCTAATTATTTATTTCCGTTTTTCTGTGCctttatttacctttctcttgtctctgtcttccGTTACGACACACACATAcggttatataaaaatatgctaaTATTTTTTGATGCAATTAAGTTTTTATTTGACTAATCTTAAACGGAGCTTAATTGGTTCTGTTGATGAAAACGTCACTTTCAGTTATTACAGTAATACAAAAATCAGGATCAAAGGCcatgataattgtaattcaaGTTCGATAAGGGAAaatcacacacgcactctctctctctctgtctctgactctctctctctctctctctctgtctctctctctctctctctctctatatatatatatatatatatatatatatatatatatacatatatatacacatatgtatgtatacatatatatacaaatacatagatagatagatagataaatatgtgtgtgtgtgtgtgtgtgtgtgtatgtgtgcatacatacatatatgtatatatgtatatatatatatatatatatatatatatatatatgtatatatatatacataaattacatatatacatatttatattatatatatacatacatatacatatatatacatatatacacacactcacacacacatacacacagacatacacacacacacacacaaacacacacacacacacacacacacacacactcacacacacacacacacacacacacatacagacatatatatatatatatatatatatatatatatatatatatgtgtgtgtgtgtgtgtgtgtgtgtgtgtgtgtgtgtgtgtgtgtgtgtgtttatatatatatatatatatatatatatatatatatatatatatgtctgtgtgtgtatgtgtgtatgtgtgtgtgtgtgggcgtgtgtatgtgtgtgtatatatatatatatatatatatatatatatatatatatatatatatttatatatatatatataacgcagcaAATATACAGTAATCCATTAACAAATATTGATAGAATAGCCCTGTATTTCGGAACCGTTCCACTGAACAGTTTTCCCGGAGAAGCTAAAAGACAGCCACTGATATTCAACATCAACTAATCTTTCATTCCCATTAAGTCGCGAAAGCAACATCCTGGCGTACGAGAGATTTGCCTTCTGAAATCAACATTGCAATATGTCGTTTTAATGAGGAATGTGGTGTGCATTAAACAGCGAGAGAACAAAACACGGAACAAAGAACAGCAGAGAACATTGTTGCGAACATAGACAGCAGTGTTAACAACAGCAACGTGAAATCTAAAACGTTCATGGCAATAGCAACATTGACTATTAACCTCCGTAACACCAACATCTATATAAAGATCTATATAacctttttaacattattttggACAGCTGCAACCACAAGAATGATGGGGAAGTATATTCATTAACATCAGTAACATCGACAACAATACAACGATAGTAATAGCAACGATACAAAATGGAATTCCTTACTTTCCTAGCTAATACTTCTAAACACGTACCAGGTAAAAGCGGAAACAAAACATTCACGAACACCAATAACACCAACAGTAAACCCATCACGACACcgacaatgataattaagatgaaaaCTTTTGTCatccgtgcaaaaaaaaaaaaaaaaaaaaaaaaaaaaatctcagggaaaaagggggaaaaaaacgttTATTCATCCGTGAAATAAATCTCATCCGTGAAAAAAACGCTTTCTCATCCGTGAAAACAAACGTTTTCtcatccctgaaaaaaaaaaacgttttctcatccctgaaaaaaaaaaacgttttctcatccaggcaagaaaaaaaaacattttcccatccgtgcaaaaacaaaaaaaaaacgtttccacAGAGACAGGAGCGAAACCAAAACACCATTGACCGTTCTGGCATTAGTCCTGTTCTCGCTGACTTGGAAGATGCGGGAGAAATTCCATATTTTCCACACGATCAGCGAATTCATGACGGCGATCAGGCAGAAGGGCAGGAACACCATGAGCGTTATGTCGAGGGCGTTCAGTACCATCATGACAGTCCTGTAGTCGAGGTAGATACCGCAGTCTTTGAACTGGGTGGGAGGAGGCGAGGCGTTAGGTGGGCGGCTGTTGCTCTGTATCGctcggtctttctgtctctttctctctattttttcttcctttcttaagatgtctgtttatcggtctatgtcaatctctctctctctctctctctctctctctctctctctctctctctctctctctctctctctctctctctctctctctctctctcctctctcctctctcctctctcctctcttccctctctctcctttctcctctctatctgtctctcctctctctctttctctcctctctcctctttatctctttctcctctcttcctctctctctctctctctcttctctctctcacctcctctatctctcctctctctttcctctttctctctctctctctctctctctctctctctctctctctctctctctctctctctccctctctctctctctctctctctctctctctctctctctctctctctctctctctctctctctctctctctttttttttatctttttatctttttctatttttctctttttctctttctttctctctctctctctctctctctctctctctctctctctctctttcactctctctctctctctctatatatatatatatatatatatatcctctctcctctctctctctcctctctcctctctctctcctttctcttctctatctctctctcctttctcttctctatctctctctcctttctcttctctatctctctctcctttctcttctctacctctctcttctttctcttctctatctctctctcctttctcttctctatctctttctcctttctatctgtctctcctctctatctctatcctctcacctctctctctctcttctctctctctctctctctctctctctctctatctatctatctatctatctatctatctatctatctatccatctatctatctatatatatctctcttatctctttatctatctatctctatatcaatctatctctctatctctatgtctctcattctctctctctctctctctctctctctctctctctctctctctctctctctctctctctctctctctctatctatctatctatctattgatctatctatcgaccgatttatctctatctctatctctatctctctcctctctcctctatctctctctctatctctctctgtctctctctctctctctctctcacttctctctctctctct
The Penaeus chinensis breed Huanghai No. 1 chromosome 15, ASM1920278v2, whole genome shotgun sequence DNA segment above includes these coding regions:
- the LOC125032870 gene encoding uncharacterized protein LOC125032870, with the translated sequence MEETAEHNIFYVLHLCYTPAIIVFGVLGNLTSISVFLGTRMKKLSSSYFLAAMAASDSTYLVLLFLQWLLDNDMFVSLIVEALHSHGGCKIMNYVGSTSASISVWLTVAYTLERCIAVQYPLLRATICTVGRAKLAIAFITVVNSLYYVYIFITTIQLPGFKDCGIYLDYRTVMMVLNALDITLMVFLPFCLIAVMNSLIVWKIWNFSRIFQVSENRTNARTCEGPGETPLTPLLPQPDSPPPAGTTPQPLHPAPTHSLPQPLPTNAAHTLPQSPPSTAPCYQHATPTTNVLALTQGPQPAADAPLPQSVKTTTVTSLCNEEPAQHEASQNVSVNESQKPSDKSHAEPRNPRCGFNSAPGTVLHTVHTDIISKDISMSDTNLMITTEVHMCVNIHKSGDAQQGLSGGPCGAHSNADGDEQEKPSLPNLEVSRCPVMNTKTSRDDVLKTEVTLSHTTAKDEIVQSYTSSKEIQTHINTENEVVKACASSENKVTRTHVTSDCRAATERPPEPTRNTEKNQDKSRGQDGSTVNRQDNSACRQESASHRQDNPSSTRNNITKMLLLISTLFILLQLPSCLVRAYVMITGHESELLVRLQRIFLCLYNSHFSINFILYSKCGSKFWECLRSMVLSKLKRLVRWYRVVFFNDQSV